A stretch of the Notamacropus eugenii isolate mMacEug1 chromosome 2, mMacEug1.pri_v2, whole genome shotgun sequence genome encodes the following:
- the FAM229B gene encoding protein FAM229B, which produces MPFRFGTQPRRFPVEGGDSSIGPEPGLSSSTAWYRKETPPTRQLRRCPGSHCLTITDVPVNLYATMRKPPAQSSKEMHPK; this is translated from the exons ATGCCTTTTCGGTTTGGTACTCAGCCAAGGAGGTTTCCAGTGGAAGGAGGAGATTCTTCAATTGGTCCTGAACCTGGCCTGAGCTCCAGTACTGCATGGTATAGGAAAGAGACTCCACCAACCAG GCAACTTCGAAGATGCCCTGGAAGTCACTGTCTGACAATCACTGATGTTCCTGTCAATCTTTATGCGACAATGAGAAAACCACCTGCTCAGAGCAGCAAGGAAATGCATCCTAAATAG